The Triticum dicoccoides isolate Atlit2015 ecotype Zavitan unplaced genomic scaffold, WEW_v2.0 scaffold202624, whole genome shotgun sequence region CACATCTATTCTTTTGCTAAAATCCGAGATTATTACCGTCAAGCAGTTAACTGGGTAAGTACATGGACTTTGGTTTTGCGGCTAATTAGTGGACATCCAATTATATGCAATATAACCATGTGAAAAATGATAATTAAAGACTCAAGTATGCAAAAGAATGCTTTTCAAGTTTGAGATGTATTCCCATGGAAATATAGTACTGTATGTCATTGATGGCATCCAGAGGGagtatattatattatattatattatattatatttttgCTATAGTTAAATGCCTTTTTGTCTGATGTGTTGGTGTGCTTGTTCTACTGGGTATACTACTATATGTTATATTGATTTTCTAATTAAAGATGTTGCCTCTCATGGGAATAGGTACTTCTTTGTGATCGATGACATATGGGATATACGAACATGGGAAATGATTAAATGTGCTTTCATGGACAGTCATCCAGAAAGTAGATTAATCATAACtactcgtcttgttgatgttggcacaaaagctgatggtatCTACAACATGGAACCACTTTCTAGTGATAACTCAGAATTATTATTCTATACAAGGACATGTGGTGGTGAAGGACTAACTTCATCTAACCAACATGTTGAGGTGActaacaaaattttgaagaaatgtgGCGGTGTGCCATTAGCTATCATTACAATTGCTAGCTTGCTTGTTGGAAAGCAGAGTGAGGATTGGTCTAAGGTGTATGACGCCATTGGTTTTGGGCATGAGGACAGCGAAGTTGTTCAGAACACAAG contains the following coding sequences:
- the LOC119345068 gene encoding disease resistance protein Pik-2-like translates to MDEWQLINQLQTFLVGKRYFFVIDDIWDIRTWEMIKCAFMDSHPESRLIITTRLVDVGTKADGIYNMEPLSSDNSELLFYTRTCGGEGLTSSNQHVEVTNKILKKCGGVPLAIITIASLLVGKQSEDWSKVYDAIGFGHEDSEVVQNTRKILSFSYYDLPP